DNA from Xiphias gladius isolate SHS-SW01 ecotype Sanya breed wild chromosome 9, ASM1685928v1, whole genome shotgun sequence:
AATGACCGGGTTCAGGGACGAGTTGGCCCAGCCGAACCACACGAAGATGCTGAAGGTGGTGTCGCTGACGCACGGCGGCTCTCCGACCTTGTCCAGGGCGCAGAAAGGCACCACGCAGTTCAGCACGAAGAACGGCAGCCAGCAGAACACAAACACCCCCATGATGATGGACAGAGTCTTCAAAACTTTCGTCTCTCTCTTAAAAGACGTCTTCAGCGAGCTCTCGTCGTGCGTGGACGCGCGGGGGCCCGCCGCCCTCTCCAAAGAGGAGATCCGCCGGATCTGGGTTTGCGCGATGCGGAAGATGCGCGTGTACGTCCCCACCATGATCACCACGGGGATGTAGAAGCTTATGAGGGACGAGGAGATGGCGTAGGTCCGGTTCAGGCTGGCGTTGCAGTTGTCCGGGTTGTGCGCCGTCGAGTCGTCCGCGTCCGCGCGGTGCCAGTTGAGCTGCACCGGGATGAAGGAGATGAGGATGGACAGAGTCCAGGCGACCCCGATCATCAGGAAGGCGAACCTGCGCGTCATCTTGCGCTCGTACCTGAACGGGCTGGAGATGGCCCAGTAGCGGTCCATGCTGATGACGCACAGGTTGAGGATGGACGCCGTGGAACACATGATGTCGAAGGCGACCCAGGTGTCGCAGAAGCGGCCGAAGAGCCAGACGCCGGCGACCTCGGACACCGCCCTCCAGGGCATCACCAGCACGGCCACGAACAGGTCGGACACCGCCAGAGAGATGACGAAGGAGTTGGTGACTTTGGAGCGCAGGTGGCGGAATTTGATGACCGCGGCGCACACCAGAGTGTTGCCCAGCAGGGTGGACACGATCAGGACGCACAGGACGCAGCCGGTCAGCGCGCGAAGGCTGAGACCTCCACCGGGCCCGGGGCTGTCCGCTCCCGCCGTGACCACCTGGTACCGGCCCCGAtggtgctgctggtggtttTGGCTCTCGTTGTAAACACTCTCCATGGGTGTCCGGTCCCGACGCCTGCTCACGAAACTGTCGCTTCCATCCTCTCTCCACCGTCACCTGCCGCGCGCCTCGGCTCCGGACCCCCTGCTCAGGCGTTTCCAACGCGCAGACAGGAAAAAGCTCGCGGAGAAAATCCACCTGCGGTCCCGACAAACCAAAGCCGGCAGCGCGGCGTTCCTGCGGGAGACGCGCCCGGATCGTCCGGTCTCCCCGCTGCTGTCCGCTCACACTGACCGAGGCTGCACGCGTCGACCCTCAGCGCCGCAACGCAGCCTAAACTGCGTTTACCCGCTCCAGCCTTCAACACATTCAGCCGCAGAAAAGACCATTACAACGCATTAGTCTCACTGTCTCCTGGTCTGTTCTCTCCCTGCTTTGATCGGTTCCTCCGAGCCTTTCAGTCCAAAGAGCCAGAGCACGACGCGGGGAGCtctaaaaacagctttaaataataaagcaaCTTTACTTTGTGTGaggaagcagcaggaaaaactaaacgtataaaaggaaaaagaaaacttccTCTGTAAACTCACTCCGCAAATAATTAATGAGGCCGGAGAATGTGAGACACGAGTCTGCCTGCATGAATAATAAAGCAAATACAGCCGGAATCAAGACAGGAgactggaggagaggagaactGACAGGCTGCAAAGAAACAGACGAATCCAAGGATCTGACTCCTGATAAAACACCAGGGATTTCGGTTGTCGGACTAGAACAAGCTCCAGCTCGGCAACTGGTTGCGTTGCTCGGGAGGAGACGCTTCTGGGGTCCCACCGGGTCCGCTTCACCCGGTGCTCGTGTCTTCCTCCGCATTCGTGCAACTGGTCGGGGCGCAATTCAGGACCAACGGAGGAGACGCGTTTTAGTGTCGCTCGGCAACAGACGGCGAGGTTTACCGGTGTCACTCGGGCTGAAAACCGCAACACCGGCTTGGACCGGTGGCCCAGTGGCACCGGGTTAACGTGACCCAACACTGGGTCCGTGCCGAGCTCACCCTCCCCTCGCTGCCCCCCCCAGCCACCGCTGATGATCCGGTGGACGACGCGGGGCCTTCGGAGCAGGCGAAACTCTGCCCCCTGGTGGGCGAAGACtcgcatcacacacacacatgctgattCCCCTCGTCATGggacagttttattttatgtcctGGAGGGAGACCTTCTGGTCTGCTCTGCCCAGGACGCCTCAGTGAGTGTGGGACACATTTAATTCAGACCCGAGCCAGGATGAGAGTTGGACATTAATGTTACTTCCCTAGAAAAATCCCACCTCATAAGTGTGTCGTTTTATTTCCCCTCACCGAGATGAGGTATAAACTTATGAGGTATTAACTTTAGCCAACTTTTATCACTATTTTCCTTTCTCACAAACGCAGGATTTCATTCCAAGCCGCAGATCTCTTCTGGAAAAACGGCTGTCGCCACGTCCCCGCTCTCCAAATGTGGACGAGATGGTACTTTAGTGTTGTACTTAGAGTCCACGTTAGAGAGCAGAGATTAAAACCCCTACACAGGTGGATTCACATGGAGGAGCGTGGGGTTTTCTTCTAGAAGGTGAGAAAAAtcacatgtgaaaacaacagTATCACACTGTCGTAACCCACAGataagctcttttttttcttcatgtcgATGGAAGCACATTTCTGCCCAGGGTGTCATTTAAAGTGTCCGGTTGTGGCCCCCGTGTTTTTCCTCCGCTGCAGAACCAGCAGGAACCAGTCGGTGTTTGACTGGCACCTGACTGATAACAGGCCGTTTCATGAAGAGTTTCCAGTGTTCGGATGCGAGACTTTAACTTTTGTAGTGGAGTATTGTAAAATTGTGGaattgctcttttctttttctttttttaaattgaagtaAAGGATTTGAGTTCTTCCCTCCAACACTTGTGTTTTGGTAAAACGTGCATTAAGGCCctttaaaactttacatttgACCTAAATCATCTACGCTGTTTCACTTTACATGTTTTAGCCGCTTTACATTtacgttttcttttttctcattgtccCAGCTAAAGGTAACTAGATGCTAATCAGGTGAACAAACAGGTGCGtttttgatttgactttttatccagATTCACGCGTGAGTCTGGTCACGAAAGGGTTATGTTTACAGCGCGGAGGTGACGTCagtgtcagctgtgtgtgtgtgtgtgtgtgtgtgtgtgtgtgtgtgtgtctagatgattcagcagcagtcagtcagCCTGGCGCGTCCGTCGCACACGTGCAGCAGAGACGTACTTGTGGCGGACAAACGACTTTTATTTTGACGTTTTGCCTGTAACAGGGCACGAGGAGGAAAAaggcgaccccccccccccccgtgcagGTGACAAATATCCGTCGGAGACCCCGTAGTCCTGGGAAGTGTTTGGTTCGCAGAGGCcgcaggagcaggagcaggagcaggagcaggagcaggagcaggagcaggagcaggagcaggagcaggagcaggagcaagagcaagagcaagagcaagagcaagagcaggagcaggagcagcgtACCGCACCGCACCGCACCGCACCGCACCGCAGAGAggctgcctctgcctctgccgctgccgctgcgTCCTCCTCGCATCTCCCCCTGGATTCGAGCATTATTCAGCAGGACTTTTTAGCGTCCGCTGTCCACCGCCGGACTCTCTCCTCTCGGATTTAACCAGAACCCACCGCGACTGGCATCCACCTGGTTTCGTTCACAACCGTCTCGACCTCGGCATTTCCGCATTTCGACGTCTGATGCTCCGTCTTCCCGGCAGGTGAGTTTCAGTCTCCTCGGTTCGAAAACCCGAACACACCGAGCGAACGCCGGCATTTGACTCTCGCCTCAGCACAGCCATGTTCATTTACACCGACACACACAACATCCCACGCATCAGCCGTGACTTACATAACCGCTCAAagggggacacacacacacctcccagcGGCTAGCTAGCTGTCGATGAAAATCGAGGGTTTTCTTAACGAGCTTCTGTATGACAGTGCACAACAGTCGACCGCTACATAGCCTGCTGCATGAGCTAAACTATGCTGGCCGGTGGTAGTGACTTTATATTATTCCGTGGTATCTTATAACGCTCTTGGATGATATTCCCCTCATCTGTTATCTATTATCGACCATctagaatatttttaaatcccGTACGAACCCAGTTTTCAAGCCGCATGACAGATCCAGTGAGTCCAACGTCTTGTTTATGAAATAACATACAGGACACGCTGTTTCCCTGATCTGGTTCAGTCCAGCATTGTGCAAGTAATTTATCATTaggcacattttattttattttactgcctGTAAATCTTAATAAAGGGTCaggacaaatttaaaataaaatacatgtacaaTAATATTTGAGCTGAAACAACTTATTGATTAATCCcttagttgattgacagaaaacttatcagcaacaatttttattttatttatttatttatttatttttacaattgatgaatcatttcagtcatttttcaagcggAAATGTCCAAACTGGTTTCCACTTCTccgatgtgaggatttgatgcttttctgtgtctcatATGAaggtaaactgaacatctttgggttttggactcttagtctaacaaaacaaataatcttATGATTTTTGGAGAAATCGTATTGCGATTTTATCACTATTtcctaacattttatagacaaaacgatgaATTGGATGAATCGAGGAGAAAATctgtagattaatcaataatgaaattaattgttagttgcagccctagtcaGTCTTCTGAGGGACTGGGTATTTGAACAGTAGATTCTGTGGTTGTTGTAGATGTAGAGTTATTAGGGCGGaggctaatgattattttcatccgTCGTTTTTTTGAGTATTTGATCCCACTAGAGTCGTGTTAAATttcccacagagagagagaaccggTGTTTTAGTGACGTTAGCGACGGTGTGAGGAATCTTCCCGGGGCCAATGACTGTTTTCAGCCTGTGGACATTCCACATGGGAACGGTCACATTCCTCACATCTTTAGCTCCATTGTTTCCGTTCCTTGGTTCCATTTGGTACAATTCTTCAGTTCCACTGGTTTCTTTCTAATGCTACCAAAGTGGCCTCTCACCAAGGATCACTGCCAGTTGTGTGGGATGGAGCACCTACCCAAGCACAGAACCCGGTTCTCCGTGGTGGTGTTcgattgtttggtttttttgtacaTCTTGGGCCCCTTTGGTTCCAAACTTTACATCCATTTGGGTCTCATTCTTTCttacctttattattttttgcttaTTGTTTCAGTCCTTTAGTTCTTTGTTTCTCCAGATTATGTTCTCTCGTTCTTGGGCTTCACTGGTTGTGCTCTCTGGTTGTTTTGGTCTTCATGTAGTTGTTTTGGTCTTTGGGTTCTGTGCTCCAGTTGTTTTGCTCTGTAAGTTTTGTTCtggtttttttctgcaggttcTGTCCTCtagttgtttttgtctccagGGTCTGTCCTCTGGTTGTTTTCTTCTGCAGGTTATCTCCTCTGGATCTTTAGTTCTACAGCTTCTGTCCTGTAGTTGTTTTCTTcattagattttgttttctacttgttttattttgctggaTCCGTTCTTCAGATCTTTTGCTGTGTGGCATCTGTCCTCTAGTTTTGTTCTTGAGGTTCTGTTCTCTTGTTGTTGGTTCTGCTGGTTCTCTAGTTGTTTGGTTTTCCCCTCTTCAGTTTTGTGGTGCCCCTGGTTTGACGTCCCCTAGATCTTTTGGTTCTGTCCATTTGGTTTTTTCACTGACAGTAGTTgaactgaagctgctgctcaTCTGGTGTCGGTCCAGAGGGACCCTGCTGACATTGTGACcgatctctgtgtgtgtgtgtgtgtgtgtgtgtgtgtgtgtgtgtgtgtgtttattacagTCTGGAGGGGGTCCAGTCAgtctttccatctgtctctctctaatgTTTCTCCTCTGAGTGATAATTCGTCCTCTGGCTGCCTGAATCCCTGCTGAGATGAAGAATCAGTTCTTCAGCAGACAACCGACTCCATAAACGACCAcagagcaaaaactgaaaaataatggtACAATACAACACAATGAAGTCAGAATCCGGTATAACTTCACAGCTTTGAgggagtaaagaaaaaaacttgctgTAGTTTCACTGGTTttgtggggagggggggcacaGGCGATGAGTGTGGGTCCAGCTGATCAAAAATTGATTGTTTCCAGACTGTTCTCAAAGAGCAAAAACATTCCATTTGGTGAATAATTTATGCATGAAGTGCTGTGTTATAACTATAGTCAGAGTAGggatttaactttttttgtcttctgtttctgGTAAATCACAAATTTCCCCAGGCTGTTTTCCCCAAACAGTAAACATGCCTTCCTCCAACAATGATTAGGGTTCAAACGCAGATAACTAGAGTTATTCTGCCAGTTCCAGTAAGTGCATGTAATGGGCCACTTTTTTGCCCAGCGTCCATGTTAGTAGGAAGCTCACAGTCTCCAAAATCCGAAGGTTTTTTCACGACAGAACACAGCAAATTTCCTGTTAACTTCACCTTATGTTATGGAGATGTTTGACTGGCTATCTGGCACCAGCAGAAAGAGTAGGgttgacaaaattaaaagatttgGTAATTTGGCATTTTGAATGTGCACATTGATATGTTTTTAGCCATTAGCTTTCTAGAAGAAGTTTTCAGCCAGTTTCCACTGGAACCATTTCAGGAACTCAGATATATAACCTGCATTTTAAAGCCCAACTAATACTTtatatttgagtttaaaaaaaaatctgataataatgTATCGgccaaaagtttttttttttttttttttttaacatgagcacatttttttgata
Protein-coding regions in this window:
- the LOC120794652 gene encoding D(5)-like dopamine receptor gives rise to the protein MESVYNESQNHQQHHRGRYQVVTAGADSPGPGGGLSLRALTGCVLCVLIVSTLLGNTLVCAAVIKFRHLRSKVTNSFVISLAVSDLFVAVLVMPWRAVSEVAGVWLFGRFCDTWVAFDIMCSTASILNLCVISMDRYWAISSPFRYERKMTRRFAFLMIGVAWTLSILISFIPVQLNWHRADADDSTAHNPDNCNASLNRTYAISSSLISFYIPVVIMVGTYTRIFRIAQTQIRRISSLERAAGPRASTHDESSLKTSFKRETKVLKTLSIIMGVFVFCWLPFFVLNCVVPFCALDKVGEPPCVSDTTFSIFVWFGWANSSLNPVIYAFNADFRKAFSTILGCNKYCSASTVETVDFSNELVSYHHDTTMQKEACAVPGPGAQRLAPSMPPPPPHTGGGLEQNFDRGSVISDDSQNRGNLLLPAILQYECEAEISLDMMPFNSSGPSDCYVIPGQIQDS